One segment of Arthrobacter sp. MMS18-M83 DNA contains the following:
- a CDS encoding LysR family transcriptional regulator yields the protein MDFKRLRILRELADRQTVGATAEAMNVTASAVSQQLKTLQEELGVVLVEKDGRGVRLTEAGLAMAEAAADVATAMARAESTVDTYRRGWQAHIRAAFFPSAAEMLLPGLLHRVKAIEGLHFEAHFEDPGTDGFAGLAADYDIVLAHSVDGAEVFARHGLEVLPLLEEALDVAMPAGHELAAKARLTAHDVVGYPWLGVPVGFPFDTVLRQIELQAGTTAVRGQRYPDLRVLEALVGSGHGICLLPRYTARANQKRGWSCGRSLGSAPAAALWPLPVRRWLPVPPSGRLSACFRRKPR from the coding sequence ATGGACTTCAAGAGGCTGCGCATCCTCCGTGAACTGGCCGACAGGCAGACCGTCGGCGCCACAGCGGAAGCCATGAATGTGACAGCTTCCGCGGTGTCGCAACAGCTCAAAACGCTCCAGGAGGAGCTCGGCGTCGTTCTCGTGGAGAAGGACGGCAGGGGAGTCCGGCTGACCGAGGCGGGCCTCGCAATGGCGGAAGCGGCAGCCGACGTCGCCACGGCGATGGCCCGGGCCGAATCGACGGTGGACACCTATCGCCGGGGGTGGCAGGCCCACATCCGGGCAGCCTTCTTCCCGAGCGCGGCCGAGATGCTGTTGCCTGGACTGCTGCACCGTGTCAAGGCTATTGAAGGGCTGCATTTCGAAGCCCATTTCGAGGATCCCGGAACGGACGGTTTCGCCGGATTGGCTGCGGACTACGACATCGTCCTCGCCCACAGCGTGGATGGTGCAGAGGTGTTCGCCCGGCATGGCCTAGAGGTTCTTCCACTGCTGGAGGAAGCCTTGGACGTCGCCATGCCGGCGGGCCACGAGCTCGCGGCCAAGGCGCGGCTGACGGCCCATGACGTAGTGGGCTACCCGTGGCTCGGCGTACCTGTCGGCTTTCCCTTTGACACCGTGCTCCGTCAAATCGAGCTCCAGGCGGGCACGACGGCGGTGCGCGGCCAGCGGTACCCCGATCTCCGGGTCCTTGAGGCCTTGGTTGGTTCGGGGCACGGAATCTGCCTCCTTCCGCGCTACACCGCCCGCGCCAACCAAAAAAGAGGTTGGTCCTGCGGCCGCTCGTTGGGGTCCGCGCCAGCCGCAGCATTGTGGCCCTTGCCCGTCCGGAGGTGGCTGCCCGTACCACCATCAGGCAGACTCTCAGCTTGCTTCAGGAGGAAGCCGCGGTGA